From a region of the Carbonactinospora thermoautotrophica genome:
- a CDS encoding thioredoxin domain-containing protein, which yields MANRLARSASPYLLQHQDNPVDWWPWCDEAFAEARRREVPVLLSVGYAACHWCHVMAHESFEDEATAALMNEHFVNIKVDREERPDVDAVYMQATQAMTGHGGWPMTVFCTPDGEPFFCGTYFPKTPRPGMPSFRQVLVAVAEAWRDRREEIERVGAEVVRRLSERGPLVQGSAEADQGAGHGAPPGAEDLELAVHGLLREFDAARGGFGEAPKFPPSMTLEQLLRHWARTGSRVALDMVERTCRAMARGGMYDQLGGGFARYSVDADWVVPHFEKMLYDNALLLRVYTHWWRATGDGFARRIALETADWLLRDLRTPEGGFASALDADSEGVEGKYYVWTPAQLREVLGPKDGDWAAGVFGVTAEGTFEHGTSVLQLREDPDDWARYAAVRERLLKARAERVPPARDDKVVAAWNGLAIAALAEAGALFDRPDLVEAALGVADLLVAVHLEERCCEGGRPPHPPCRLWRTSLGGRRGENAGVLEDYGDVAEGFLALYAVTGEDSWLTLAGVLLDVVLAHFGDGAGGFYDTADFAERLVLRPQDPTDNATPSGQSAVAGALLTYAAYTGSARHREAAERALGVVTKLARAYPRFAGWGLAVAEALLDGPREVAVVGPAGDERTRRLHRVALLGTAPGAAVAVGDPAGEPEAALLRDRPLVDGRPAAYVCRHFTCQAPVTEPEQLAGQVGARQ from the coding sequence ATGGCTAACCGACTCGCGCGCTCGGCGTCTCCGTACCTGCTCCAGCACCAGGACAACCCGGTCGACTGGTGGCCGTGGTGTGACGAGGCGTTCGCCGAGGCCCGCCGGCGGGAGGTTCCGGTCCTGCTCTCGGTCGGGTACGCGGCCTGCCACTGGTGCCACGTCATGGCGCACGAGTCCTTCGAGGACGAGGCGACCGCGGCCCTGATGAACGAGCACTTCGTCAACATCAAGGTCGACCGCGAGGAGCGGCCGGACGTCGACGCGGTGTACATGCAGGCCACGCAAGCCATGACCGGTCACGGGGGCTGGCCGATGACGGTGTTCTGCACCCCGGACGGCGAGCCGTTCTTCTGCGGCACGTACTTCCCGAAGACCCCGCGCCCGGGCATGCCGTCGTTCCGGCAGGTGCTGGTGGCGGTGGCCGAGGCGTGGCGCGACCGGCGGGAGGAGATCGAGCGGGTCGGCGCCGAGGTGGTGCGACGGCTGTCCGAGCGCGGGCCGCTCGTCCAGGGCTCTGCCGAAGCTGATCAAGGAGCCGGTCACGGCGCGCCGCCGGGGGCCGAAGACCTGGAACTGGCGGTGCACGGGTTGCTGCGCGAGTTCGACGCCGCCCGCGGCGGGTTCGGGGAGGCGCCCAAGTTCCCGCCGTCGATGACGCTGGAACAGCTGCTACGTCACTGGGCGCGCACCGGTTCGCGGGTAGCGCTGGACATGGTCGAGCGGACCTGCCGGGCGATGGCGCGCGGCGGCATGTACGACCAGCTCGGCGGCGGCTTCGCCCGCTACTCGGTCGACGCCGACTGGGTCGTGCCGCACTTCGAGAAGATGCTGTACGACAACGCGCTGCTGCTGCGCGTGTACACGCACTGGTGGCGGGCGACCGGCGACGGTTTCGCCCGGCGGATCGCGCTGGAGACCGCTGACTGGCTGCTGCGCGACCTGCGCACCCCCGAGGGCGGCTTCGCCTCCGCGCTGGACGCCGACAGCGAGGGCGTGGAGGGCAAGTACTACGTGTGGACCCCGGCCCAGCTACGCGAGGTGCTGGGACCGAAGGACGGCGACTGGGCGGCCGGGGTGTTCGGGGTTACCGCGGAGGGCACGTTCGAGCACGGCACCTCGGTGCTGCAGCTACGGGAGGACCCCGACGACTGGGCGCGGTACGCGGCCGTGCGCGAGCGGCTGCTGAAGGCGCGGGCCGAGCGGGTGCCGCCGGCCCGCGACGACAAGGTGGTGGCCGCCTGGAACGGCCTGGCGATCGCGGCGCTGGCCGAGGCCGGGGCGCTGTTCGACCGCCCCGACCTGGTGGAGGCGGCGCTGGGCGTGGCCGACCTGCTGGTGGCCGTGCATCTGGAGGAGCGGTGCTGCGAGGGGGGACGCCCCCCGCACCCCCCGTGCCGGTTGTGGCGCACCTCGCTGGGCGGCCGGCGTGGCGAGAACGCCGGGGTGCTGGAGGACTACGGGGACGTGGCCGAGGGTTTCCTCGCCCTGTACGCGGTGACCGGCGAGGACTCCTGGCTGACCCTGGCCGGGGTGCTGCTGGACGTCGTGCTGGCCCACTTCGGGGACGGCGCGGGCGGGTTCTACGACACCGCGGACTTCGCCGAGCGGTTGGTCCTCCGGCCGCAGGACCCGACCGACAACGCCACCCCGTCCGGGCAGTCGGCCGTGGCCGGGGCGCTGCTCACGTACGCCGCGTACACCGGCTCCGCGCGGCACCGCGAGGCCGCCGAACGCGCCCTCGGGGTGGTGACCAAGCTGGCCCGCGCCTACCCGCGGTTCGCCGGGTGGGGGCTGGCGGTGGCCGAGGCGCTGCTGGACGGGCCGCGCGAGGTGGCCGTCGTGGGCCCGGCCGGGGACGAGCGCACCCGGCGGCTGCACCGGGTGGCCCTGCTCGGCACCGCCCCGGGCGCGGCGGTCGCGGTGGGCGACCCGGCGGGGGAGCCGGAAGCGGCGCTGCTGCGGGACCGGCCACTGGTCGACGGTCGGCCGGCCGCGTACGTGTGTCGGCACTTCACCTGCCAGGCCCCGGTCACCGAGCCAGAGCAGCTCGCCGGGCAGGTGGGCGCCCGCCAGTAG
- the mca gene encoding mycothiol conjugate amidase Mca yields the protein MTERLRLMAVHAHPDDESSKGAAALAKYVAEGVEVMVVTCTGGERGDILNPKLQGDPEVEANLPEIRRREMAEAIRVLGVRHAWLGFVDSGLPEGDPLPPLPEGCFALQPVEKAAEPLVRLVREFRPHVMTTYDENGGYPHPDHIMCHKVAVAAFEAAGDPEAYRGTGEPWQPLKLYYNQTFSRARTEALHRAMLERGLESPYGEWLERWKNREERNITTRVPCGEYFEVRDRALLAHATQIDPDGLWFHVPLEIQREVWPTEDFELARSLVDTTIPEDDLFAGIRTACTYA from the coding sequence GTGACCGAACGGCTGCGGTTGATGGCGGTACACGCGCACCCCGATGACGAGTCGAGCAAGGGCGCGGCGGCATTGGCCAAGTACGTCGCCGAAGGCGTCGAGGTGATGGTGGTCACCTGCACGGGCGGGGAGCGCGGCGACATCCTCAACCCCAAACTCCAGGGCGACCCGGAGGTGGAGGCCAACCTGCCGGAGATCCGGCGCCGGGAGATGGCCGAGGCCATCCGCGTGCTCGGGGTGCGGCACGCCTGGCTCGGGTTCGTGGACTCCGGCCTGCCCGAGGGTGACCCGCTGCCACCGCTGCCGGAGGGCTGCTTCGCGCTCCAGCCGGTGGAGAAGGCGGCCGAGCCGCTGGTGCGGCTGGTACGTGAGTTCCGCCCGCACGTGATGACCACGTACGACGAGAACGGCGGGTACCCGCACCCGGACCACATCATGTGCCACAAGGTCGCGGTGGCGGCGTTCGAGGCGGCTGGCGACCCGGAGGCGTACCGCGGGACCGGCGAGCCGTGGCAGCCGCTGAAGCTGTACTACAACCAGACGTTCTCCCGGGCCCGGACCGAGGCGCTGCACCGGGCGATGCTGGAGCGGGGGTTGGAGTCCCCGTACGGGGAGTGGCTGGAGCGCTGGAAGAACCGTGAGGAGCGCAACATCACCACCCGGGTGCCGTGCGGGGAGTACTTCGAGGTGCGCGACCGGGCGCTGCTCGCCCACGCGACCCAGATCGACCCGGACGGGCTCTGGTTCCACGTGCCGCTGGAGATCCAGCGCGAGGTGTGGCCGACCGAGGACTTCGAGCTGGCCCGCTCGCTGGTCGACACCACGATCCCGGAGGACGACCTGTTCGCCGGGATCCGCACCGCCTGCACGTACGCCTGA
- a CDS encoding DUF4307 domain-containing protein codes for MSPAPGPQARYRESRAQRWTLYAAGALFFTVLVSMVGWVAWHFSTPPFRYQLYAYRILSDQTVEVTFEVTKDPDKAVSCTIRALNDYREEVGRKNVVVSAGERQLRVTETLRTRGRAVMGEVRECRLVGEE; via the coding sequence ATGAGCCCCGCCCCGGGGCCGCAGGCCCGGTACCGGGAATCGCGGGCTCAGCGCTGGACGTTGTACGCCGCTGGCGCCCTCTTCTTCACCGTCCTCGTCAGCATGGTCGGGTGGGTCGCGTGGCACTTCTCCACGCCGCCGTTCCGGTACCAGTTGTACGCATACCGGATCCTCTCCGACCAAACGGTGGAGGTCACCTTCGAAGTGACCAAGGACCCGGATAAGGCCGTGTCATGCACAATCCGGGCCCTGAACGACTACCGTGAAGAAGTAGGACGCAAGAACGTGGTCGTCTCGGCCGGCGAGCGGCAGCTGCGGGTCACCGAGACCCTGCGGACCCGAGGCCGAGCCGTGATGGGCGAGGTCCGCGAGTGTCGCCTCGTCGGCGAGGAGTGA
- the greA gene encoding transcription elongation factor GreA, with product MTQTSDNVTWLTQEAYDRLKAELEYLSGPGRIEIAKKIEAARLEGDLRENGGYHAAKEEQGKQEARIRQLQQLLENAKVGEPPADSGIVQPGMVVTVRFPDDDTLTFLLASREFSGNEDVEIYSPQSPLGSAIHGKKVGESATYELPNGRKMTVEIVEAKPYTG from the coding sequence GTGACCCAGACGAGTGACAACGTCACCTGGCTGACCCAGGAGGCGTACGACCGGCTCAAGGCGGAGCTGGAGTACCTGTCGGGTCCCGGTCGTATCGAGATCGCCAAGAAGATCGAGGCCGCCCGCCTCGAAGGCGATCTCCGGGAGAACGGTGGCTACCACGCGGCCAAGGAGGAGCAGGGCAAGCAGGAGGCCCGCATCCGGCAGCTCCAGCAGCTCCTGGAGAACGCCAAGGTCGGCGAGCCTCCGGCGGACTCAGGCATCGTGCAGCCGGGCATGGTGGTCACCGTGCGCTTCCCCGACGACGACACGCTGACGTTCCTGCTCGCCTCGCGGGAGTTCTCGGGCAACGAGGACGTCGAGATCTACTCGCCGCAGTCCCCGCTCGGCAGCGCGATCCACGGCAAGAAGGTCGGCGAGTCCGCCACCTACGAGCTGCCGAACGGCCGCAAGATGACGGTCGAGATCGTGGAGGCGAAGCCCTACACAGGCTGA
- a CDS encoding ABC transporter permease — MSAVTIEPVSGGGLKWALADGLTVTKRNMLGMMRTPEIILYGAIQPIMFVLLFSYVFGGAINVPGAPGAKYYREYLMAGIFAQNVLFGLMWTSVGLAEDMQRGIVDRFRSLPMARSAVLTGRALADTALNAFTLLIMILAGLLVGWRVHSSVLEALAGFGLLLLLAFAMCWIGAFIGLSVRDSRTAQSAGMILFPVTFLSNAFVPTQGMPDWLRAIADWNPFTTVVSACRALFGNPNPVGNPGTLPGDHPALVSLGWVVLVLVVFVPLAVRKYRMATSR; from the coding sequence GTGAGCGCCGTCACGATCGAGCCGGTCTCCGGTGGCGGGCTGAAGTGGGCCCTCGCCGACGGGCTCACGGTGACCAAGCGGAACATGCTCGGCATGATGCGCACGCCGGAGATCATCCTCTACGGAGCCATCCAGCCGATCATGTTCGTGCTGCTGTTCTCGTACGTGTTCGGCGGCGCGATCAACGTCCCCGGCGCGCCTGGCGCGAAGTACTACCGCGAGTACCTGATGGCCGGCATCTTCGCCCAGAACGTGCTGTTCGGGCTCATGTGGACGTCCGTCGGGCTCGCCGAGGACATGCAGCGCGGCATCGTCGACCGGTTCCGGTCGCTGCCCATGGCGCGTTCGGCCGTGCTCACCGGTCGCGCTTTGGCCGACACGGCGCTCAACGCGTTCACGCTCCTGATCATGATCCTCGCCGGGCTGCTCGTGGGCTGGCGCGTCCACAGCAGCGTCTTGGAGGCGCTGGCCGGGTTCGGGCTGCTCCTGCTGCTCGCGTTCGCGATGTGCTGGATCGGCGCGTTCATCGGACTGTCGGTGCGCGACTCGCGGACCGCCCAGTCGGCCGGCATGATCCTGTTCCCGGTCACGTTCCTGTCGAACGCGTTCGTGCCCACCCAGGGCATGCCCGACTGGCTGCGCGCGATCGCGGACTGGAACCCGTTCACCACGGTCGTGAGTGCGTGCCGGGCGCTGTTCGGGAACCCCAATCCGGTCGGAAACCCCGGCACGCTGCCCGGCGACCATCCGGCGCTGGTGTCGCTGGGGTGGGTGGTCCTGGTGCTGGTGGTCTTCGTGCCGCTGGCGGTGCGCAAGTACCGGATGGCCACGAGCCGCTGA